From the Solanum stenotomum isolate F172 chromosome 4, ASM1918654v1, whole genome shotgun sequence genome, one window contains:
- the LOC125861837 gene encoding guanosine nucleotide diphosphate dissociation inhibitor 2 — MDEEYDVIVLGTGLKECILSGLLSVDGLKVLHMDRNDYYGGESTSLNLVQLWKRFRGSDKPPAQLGSSRDYNVDMIPKFIMANGALVRVLIHTDVTKYLYFKAVDGSFVYNKGKVHKVPATDMEALKSPLMGIFEKRRARKFFIYVQDYKESDPKTHEGMDLTRVTARELIAKYGLDDNTVDFIGHALALHRDDRYLDKPALDTVKRMKLYAESLARFQGGSPYIYPLYGLGELPQAFARLSAVYGGTYMLSKPECKVEFDEEGKVCGVTSEGETAKCKKVVCDPSYLNNKVRKVGKVARAIAIMSHPIPNTNDSHSVQIILPQKQLGRKSDLYLFCCSYTHNVAPKGKFIAFVSTEAETDNPESELKPGIDLLGQVDEIFFEAYDRFEPVNEPSLDNCFISTSYDATTHFESTVDDVLNMYTLITGKVLDLNVDLSAASAAEE, encoded by the exons ATGGATGAAGAGTATGATGTGATTGTGCTTGGTACTGGTCTCAAGGAATGTATCCTCAGTGGTCTTCTCTCTGTTGATGGTCTCAAG GTCCTGCACATGGACAGGAATGACTACTATGGAGGAGAGTCGACGTCTCTCAATCTTGTCCAG CTCTGGAAGAGGTTCAGGGGAAGTGATAAGCCTCCAGCTCAATTGGGTTCTAGCAGGGATTATAATGTTGACATGATCCCTAAG TTCATTATGGCTAATGGTGCGCTTGTACGAGTTCTAATCCACACCGATGTCACAAAATACTTATACTTCAAAGCTGTTGATGGCAGCTTTGTGTATAATAAAGGAAAG GTCCACAAGGTGCCTGCCACTGATATGGAGGCACTCAAATCTCCATTAATGGGCATTTTTGAGAAACGCCGTGCTCGGAAGTTCTTCATCTATGTTCAGGATTATAAGGAGAGTGACCCAAAGACACATGAGGGAATGGATCTAACAAGAGTGACAGCAAGAGAGCTTATTGC AAAATATGGTCTTGATGACAATACTGTGGACTTCATTGGTCATGCATTGGCATTACACAGAGATGACCGTTACTTAGACAAACCTGCATTGGATACAGTGAAGAGAATGAAG CTGTATGCTGAGTCTCTTGCACGTTTTCAAGGAGGATCGCCATATATCTACCCTTTATATGGATTAGGAGAGCTTCCCCAG GCATTTGCTCGACTTAGTGCTGTGTATGGTGGGACCTATATGCTGAGCAAACCTGAATGCAAG GTAGAGTTTGATGAAGAAGGAAAGGTCTGTGGTGTCACTTCAGAAGGAGAGACAGCTAAGTGCAAGAAAGTTGTATGTGATCCTTCTTACTTGAACAACAAG GTTAGAAAGGTTGGAAAAGTTGCAAGAGCTATTGCAATTATGAGCCACCCAATTCCAAATACCAATGATTCACACTCGGTGCAAATTATTTTACCCCAAAAACAATTGGGCCGTAAATCTGATTT GTACCTGTTCTGTTGTTCTTACACTCATAATGTTGCTCCAAAGGGAAAATTTATTGCATTCGTCTCAACAGAGGCAGAAACTGATAATCCGGAGAGTGAACTGAAGCCTGGCATTGATCTTCTAGGACAAGTCGATGAGATCTTCTTTGAAGCATATGACAGATTTGAGCCTGTCAATGAGCCCTCTTTAgataattgttttatttctacT AGCTATGATGCTACAACTCACTTTGAGTCAACTGTTGATGATGTCCTCAATATGTATACCTTGATAACTGGAAAG GTTCTGGACCTCAATGTGGATCTAAGTGCTGCGAGTGCCGCTGAAGAATGA